In one Nocardia tengchongensis genomic region, the following are encoded:
- a CDS encoding glycoside hydrolase family 25 protein gives MATPAGVAAADIEGPDVASWQHPGGGSINWFGVRAAGYSFAMLKATEGLNYVNPYFVQDSLAMRVAGVARGTYHFARPNLLPEAQAAFYSALVLGQNGPMDLPPVLDLEDSGGLPPAALIDWTHRYLNTVRALTGRMPIIYTYPRFWQTAMADSNEFTAYPLWIADYRGNDNPEVPGGWPHWTFWQTTDAGRIPGIGAGVDLNVYSGAQGDFARYANLPFAGSS, from the coding sequence ATGGCTACCCCTGCCGGGGTGGCCGCCGCCGATATCGAGGGCCCCGATGTGGCCTCCTGGCAGCATCCCGGCGGCGGCAGCATCAACTGGTTCGGCGTGCGGGCGGCCGGATACTCGTTCGCGATGCTCAAGGCCACCGAGGGCCTCAACTACGTGAACCCGTACTTCGTGCAGGACAGCCTGGCGATGCGGGTGGCCGGAGTCGCGCGCGGCACCTACCATTTCGCGCGCCCCAACCTGCTCCCCGAGGCGCAGGCCGCCTTCTACTCCGCGCTGGTGCTGGGCCAGAACGGGCCGATGGACCTGCCGCCGGTGCTGGACCTCGAGGATTCCGGCGGGCTGCCCCCGGCCGCGCTGATCGACTGGACCCACCGCTACCTGAACACGGTCCGGGCGCTGACCGGGCGCATGCCGATCATCTACACCTATCCCCGCTTCTGGCAGACGGCCATGGCCGACTCCAACGAGTTCACCGCCTACCCGCTGTGGATCGCGGACTATCGCGGCAACGACAACCCCGAGGTCCCCGGCGGCTGGCCGCACTGGACCTTCTGGCAGACCACCGACGCCGGCCGGATCCCCGGCATCGGCGCGGGCGTCGACCTCAATGTCTACAGCGGAGCCCAGGGCGATTTCGCCCGCTACGCCAACCTGCCCTTCGCGGGCAGCAGCTAG
- a CDS encoding TIGR04222 domain-containing membrane protein — translation MVLRTDAAAAATNTWGISGPAFLLFYVLAGLLAVVAAYVLRARVLRGIDPAWPPAGPLTPSETALLVDDRRPVLAALAQLRGHQFIDSSGKPARAYSSTRSSDLDPIARTLWASLSRSTDRLTMTSMLVATAGATDRMRADLAYRGYLFGDQQRKALRTARFPLYAVLLLGLVRLIAGVATHHSVGFLVVVMIVLGIVTMLVGRAPRLTRRGRDALDTTRTDNLHLRPANAPAYAAYGANSAALAVALYGGLALWSLDPALAGAANVAAGGGGSSGSSCSSGSSCSTSDSGGSSCGGGSSCGGGGCGGGCGG, via the coding sequence ATGGTCCTTCGGACCGACGCGGCCGCGGCCGCAACCAACACGTGGGGGATCTCCGGCCCGGCCTTCCTCTTGTTCTATGTGCTCGCCGGGCTGCTGGCGGTCGTGGCCGCATATGTACTGCGGGCGAGGGTGTTGCGGGGCATCGACCCCGCCTGGCCACCGGCCGGACCCTTGACGCCCAGCGAGACCGCCCTGCTCGTCGACGACCGCCGACCGGTGCTGGCAGCGCTGGCGCAGTTGCGTGGTCACCAGTTCATCGACTCCAGCGGCAAACCCGCCCGCGCCTACTCCAGCACCAGGTCATCGGATCTGGACCCGATCGCCCGCACCCTGTGGGCGAGTCTGAGCCGTTCCACCGACCGGCTGACCATGACCTCGATGCTGGTGGCGACCGCGGGGGCGACCGACCGTATGCGCGCGGACCTCGCCTACCGCGGCTACCTGTTCGGCGACCAGCAGCGAAAAGCCCTGCGGACGGCCAGGTTTCCGCTCTACGCCGTGCTCCTGCTCGGACTGGTCCGGCTGATCGCGGGAGTCGCCACCCATCATTCGGTCGGCTTCCTGGTGGTCGTCATGATCGTGCTGGGCATCGTCACCATGCTGGTGGGCCGCGCGCCGCGGCTGACCCGGCGCGGCCGCGACGCGCTCGACACGACCCGCACCGACAACCTCCACCTGCGTCCCGCCAATGCCCCCGCCTACGCGGCCTACGGCGCCAACAGCGCCGCGCTGGCCGTCGCGCTCTACGGCGGCCTGGCGCTGTGGAGCCTCGACCCGGCGCTCGCGGGGGCGGCCAATGTCGCGGCCGGGGGCGGTGGCAGCAGCGGCAGTTCGTGTAGCAGCGGATCCAGTTGCAGCACCAGCGACAGCGGCGGAAGCAGCTGCGGCGGCGGAAGCAGCTGCGGCGGTGGTGGCTGCGGCGGAGGGTGCGGCGGATGA
- a CDS encoding SDR family oxidoreductase, with protein sequence MATSAKPDTDRPTALITGASRGLGAAIARELAPAHQLLLGARTPQALEPMLRELPGSAGWPVDLTDYDAVARAAAGIERLDVLVHNAGIADLGTIADSSVAQWRNTLEANLIAVAELTRLLLPALRAANGHVVLINSGAGLRANPGWGAYAASKFGLRAFGDALRLEEPALRVTSVHPGRIGTDMQREIIAGEGRAYDPDEFLTAETVARVVRNAVETPRDAHPTEIVLRPIAR encoded by the coding sequence ATGGCGACATCCGCGAAGCCCGACACCGACCGGCCGACCGCGTTGATCACCGGTGCCAGCCGGGGGCTGGGGGCGGCGATCGCGCGGGAACTGGCTCCGGCGCACCAGCTCCTGCTGGGCGCGCGCACACCGCAGGCCCTGGAACCGATGCTGCGCGAGCTGCCCGGCAGCGCCGGATGGCCGGTCGATCTCACCGATTACGACGCGGTGGCGCGTGCGGCGGCGGGGATCGAGCGGTTGGATGTCCTGGTCCACAATGCCGGAATCGCCGACCTGGGAACGATAGCCGATTCGTCGGTGGCGCAGTGGCGGAATACGTTGGAAGCCAACCTGATCGCGGTCGCGGAGTTGACCAGATTGTTGCTGCCCGCGCTGCGCGCCGCCAACGGCCATGTGGTGCTGATCAATTCGGGAGCCGGGTTGCGAGCGAATCCGGGCTGGGGTGCGTACGCGGCCAGCAAGTTCGGGCTGCGCGCCTTCGGTGACGCACTGCGACTGGAGGAACCGGCGCTGCGGGTCACCTCGGTGCACCCGGGCCGGATCGGCACCGACATGCAGCGCGAGATCATCGCGGGGGAGGGCCGGGCCTACGACCCGGACGAGTTCCTCACCGCGGAAACCGTCGCCCGCGTGGTCCGCAATGCCGTGGAGACGCCGCGTGACGCGCATCCCACGGAAATCGTGCTGCGCCCCATCGCCCGCTGA
- a CDS encoding LLM class F420-dependent oxidoreductase: MTRPVRIGVQLQPQHAPGYGLIRDAVRRCEDIGVDIVFNWDHFYPLYGDPEGAHFECWTMLGAIAEQTERVQLGALVTGGGYRNPDLLADMARTVDHISNGRLILGIGAGWFEKDYDQYGYEFGTAGSRLALFKDSMTRIADRLAKLNPQPVRDIPILIGGGGERKTLRQVAQHADIWHSFSDLDVLRRKIGILGEHCAEVGTDATAIEKSVAWPGLDKVEDYHAAGVTLFTVGTGGPDYDTAHVQEAVAWRDRVNQG, encoded by the coding sequence ATGACTCGACCTGTTCGTATCGGCGTTCAGCTTCAGCCCCAGCACGCGCCCGGGTACGGGTTGATCCGGGACGCGGTGCGGCGGTGTGAGGACATCGGGGTGGACATCGTCTTCAACTGGGACCACTTCTATCCGCTGTACGGGGATCCCGAGGGCGCGCACTTCGAGTGCTGGACCATGCTGGGTGCGATCGCCGAACAGACCGAGCGGGTGCAGCTCGGCGCGCTGGTCACCGGCGGCGGCTATCGCAATCCGGACCTGCTGGCCGATATGGCGCGCACCGTGGACCACATCAGCAACGGGCGGCTGATCCTGGGCATCGGCGCGGGCTGGTTCGAGAAGGACTACGACCAGTACGGCTACGAATTCGGCACGGCCGGAAGCCGTCTCGCGCTGTTCAAGGACTCGATGACCCGGATCGCCGATCGGCTGGCCAAGCTGAATCCGCAGCCGGTGCGTGATATCCCCATCCTGATCGGCGGCGGCGGGGAGAGGAAGACGCTGCGGCAGGTCGCGCAGCACGCCGACATCTGGCACAGCTTCTCCGACCTCGATGTGCTGCGGCGCAAGATCGGCATCCTGGGCGAGCACTGCGCCGAGGTCGGCACCGACGCCACCGCCATCGAGAAGTCGGTGGCCTGGCCCGGTCTGGACAAGGTCGAGGACTACCACGCGGCGGGGGTCACCCTGTTCACGGTGGGCACCGGCGGACCGGACTACGACACCGCACACGTCCAGGAGGCGGTGGCCTGGCGTGATCGCGTGAATCAGGGATAG
- a CDS encoding polysaccharide deacetylase family protein translates to MDRRRLLALLAAGGAVSLLGAGESHADFPFDTGSAGGIIPPMPGVTPDYGPKTAIGPGTINALPGDGNRMALTIDDGASSETIGGFVDFARTTGARLTFFVTAYYPGWLDHRDALRPMVDSGQIQLGNHTWDHPDLTRISGGAVADQLNRCKDFLWNQYGVDSTPYYRPPFGRHNAAVDAVAADCGYTVPTMWYGSLNDTNTVINEGMLLDAAHQWFRAQSIVIGHANRPTVTRIYDQLMDIVRERNLQLVTLDDVLIPPR, encoded by the coding sequence ATGGACAGACGACGGCTGCTGGCGCTGCTGGCGGCGGGTGGGGCTGTGAGTTTGCTGGGCGCGGGCGAATCCCACGCCGACTTCCCCTTCGACACCGGATCTGCGGGCGGGATCATTCCGCCGATGCCCGGCGTGACACCGGATTACGGGCCCAAGACCGCCATTGGACCGGGCACCATCAACGCGCTGCCCGGCGACGGAAACCGCATGGCGCTCACCATCGATGACGGCGCGAGCTCCGAAACCATCGGCGGTTTCGTCGATTTCGCCCGCACCACCGGGGCCCGGCTGACCTTCTTCGTGACCGCCTACTATCCCGGCTGGCTGGATCACCGGGATGCGTTGCGCCCCATGGTCGATTCCGGCCAGATCCAGCTCGGGAACCACACCTGGGATCATCCGGACCTGACCCGGATCTCCGGCGGCGCGGTCGCCGATCAGCTGAACCGGTGCAAGGACTTCCTCTGGAATCAGTACGGCGTCGACAGCACGCCGTACTACCGTCCGCCTTTCGGCCGGCACAACGCCGCCGTCGACGCGGTGGCCGCCGACTGCGGCTACACCGTGCCGACCATGTGGTACGGCAGCTTGAACGACACCAACACCGTGATCAACGAGGGCATGCTGCTCGATGCCGCGCACCAGTGGTTCCGGGCCCAGTCCATCGTGATCGGCCACGCCAACCGGCCGACCGTCACCCGCATCTACGACCAGCTCATGGACATCGTCCGGGAACGCAACCTGCAACTGGTCACCCTCGACGACGTGCTCATCCCGCCACGATAA
- a CDS encoding amino acid ABC transporter ATP-binding protein, protein MSASLTGTGLRLTLGRTEILRGVDVHVDAGKTTTVIGPSGSGKSTLLRVLNRLHEPDSGDILLDGKSVLAENPDRLRQRIGMVFQHFNLFPHRTVADNVALGPRKLHGLSKEQARTLAVQQLEAVGLAGKADARPSALSGGQQQRVAIARALAMKPDIMFFDEATSALDPELVKGVLALMSELAGGGMSMVVVTHEMSFARSVSDRVVFMDHGQVVETGTPEALFENAETPRLRQFLSQVL, encoded by the coding sequence ATGAGTGCCTCCCTCACCGGCACCGGCCTGCGATTGACGCTGGGCCGCACCGAGATTCTGCGCGGCGTGGACGTGCACGTGGACGCGGGCAAGACGACCACGGTGATCGGCCCGTCCGGCTCCGGCAAGTCCACGCTGCTGCGGGTGCTCAACCGCCTGCACGAACCCGATTCGGGCGACATCCTGCTGGACGGCAAGTCGGTGCTCGCCGAGAACCCCGACCGGCTGCGGCAGCGGATCGGCATGGTGTTCCAGCACTTCAACCTGTTCCCGCACCGGACCGTCGCCGACAATGTGGCGCTGGGCCCGCGCAAACTGCACGGCCTGTCCAAGGAGCAGGCCCGGACCCTGGCCGTGCAGCAGCTGGAGGCGGTCGGCCTGGCCGGGAAGGCGGATGCCCGCCCGTCCGCGCTGTCCGGCGGTCAGCAGCAGCGCGTCGCCATCGCGCGTGCGCTGGCCATGAAGCCCGACATCATGTTCTTCGACGAGGCCACCTCGGCGCTGGACCCGGAACTGGTCAAGGGCGTGCTCGCGCTCATGTCGGAGCTGGCGGGCGGCGGCATGTCGATGGTCGTGGTCACCCACGAGATGAGCTTCGCGCGTTCGGTATCGGACCGGGTGGTCTTCATGGACCACGGTCAGGTGGTGGAGACCGGCACACCCGAGGCGTTGTTCGAGAACGCGGAAACCCCTCGGCTGCGCCAGTTCCTCTCGCAGGTGCTCTAG
- a CDS encoding glycogen debranching protein codes for MTHPGFTPTQLAARAAYLLRGNDLGTMTSAAPRLYPHMWSWDAAFVAVGLAPLSVERAALELDTLLSAQWRNGMIPHIVFANGVDGYFPGPARWECRRLAADAPDGPDTSGITQPPVHAIAVQRILDHSRRHGRSTRAVAEDFLNRRWPDLMRWHRWLAYARDPKQHGRITLYHGWESGMDNSPRWDRAYENVIPGPDLPPYERADTQVVGDPTQRPSDREYDRYLWLLEQMRRAGYDDYQLASTMSFAVEDVFVTAIFALACDVLANIGEDYKQPHADVRELYEWADYFRAGVVATTDARSGVARDFDVRADKWIDTETLACFAPLISGGLPRDAERRLLRLFEGPRWCGHPDLRYALPPSTSPVSRDFRSREYWRGPVWPVISWLFSWVFARRGWAERSFMLRAEGLRQASDGSFAEYYEPFTGEPLGSMQQSWTAASVLDWLG; via the coding sequence ATGACACACCCGGGATTCACGCCCACCCAGCTCGCGGCCCGCGCCGCCTACCTGCTGCGCGGCAACGACCTGGGCACCATGACCAGCGCGGCGCCCAGACTGTATCCACACATGTGGAGTTGGGACGCGGCCTTCGTGGCGGTCGGGCTGGCGCCGCTCAGCGTGGAACGCGCAGCGTTGGAACTGGACACCCTGCTGTCGGCGCAGTGGCGCAACGGCATGATTCCGCACATCGTCTTCGCCAACGGGGTGGACGGTTACTTCCCCGGGCCCGCCCGCTGGGAATGCCGCCGCCTCGCCGCCGACGCGCCCGACGGTCCCGACACCTCCGGGATCACCCAGCCGCCCGTGCATGCCATTGCGGTGCAACGGATTCTGGACCACTCCCGCCGGCACGGCCGCAGCACCCGCGCCGTGGCCGAGGACTTCCTGAACCGGCGCTGGCCCGATCTGATGCGCTGGCACCGCTGGCTGGCCTACGCGCGAGACCCCAAGCAGCACGGCCGGATCACGCTGTACCACGGCTGGGAATCGGGCATGGACAACTCGCCGCGCTGGGATCGCGCCTACGAAAACGTGATTCCGGGCCCCGACCTGCCGCCCTACGAGCGCGCCGACACCCAGGTGGTGGGCGATCCCACGCAGCGGCCCTCCGACCGCGAATACGACCGCTACCTGTGGCTGCTCGAACAGATGCGCCGGGCCGGCTACGACGACTACCAGCTCGCCTCCACCATGAGCTTCGCGGTCGAGGACGTGTTCGTGACCGCCATCTTCGCGCTGGCCTGCGATGTGCTGGCCAATATCGGCGAGGACTACAAGCAGCCGCACGCGGACGTGCGCGAGCTCTACGAATGGGCCGACTACTTCCGCGCGGGCGTGGTCGCCACCACCGACGCGCGCAGCGGCGTGGCCCGCGATTTCGATGTGCGCGCGGACAAGTGGATCGACACCGAGACCCTCGCCTGCTTCGCGCCGCTGATCAGCGGCGGGCTGCCGCGCGACGCCGAACGGCGGCTGCTGCGCCTGTTCGAGGGCCCGCGCTGGTGCGGGCACCCGGACCTGCGCTACGCACTGCCGCCCTCGACCTCTCCGGTGTCGCGGGACTTCCGCTCCCGCGAATACTGGCGCGGCCCGGTGTGGCCGGTGATCAGCTGGCTGTTCTCCTGGGTGTTCGCCCGTCGCGGCTGGGCGGAACGCTCGTTCATGCTGCGCGCCGAAGGGCTGCGGCAGGCCAGCGACGGCAGCTTCGCCGAGTACTACGAGCCCTTCACCGGCGAGCCGCTGGGCAGCATGCAGCAGTCCTGGACCGCCGCATCGGTCCTGGACTGGCTTGGCTAA
- a CDS encoding ABC transporter substrate-binding protein/permease, with protein MVSLRQRPGRPPRILALAGVLLVGLLGVAALGAGGAAADDRDLCSPPGPAAASAAPTNLASGQQNPSADRFTTAATEPLDKIDISKLGLLTPGKLSVGTLSDAPPSICVNSKGVFTGFDNELLEAIGAKLGLQVEFTGTEFAGLLAQVANGRFDIGSSSITTTDARRQLVDFTNGYDFGYFSLVVPDGSAIHGFPDLHRGNRIGVVQGTVQDEYVVNELHLDPVKFPDYNTAYANLKSGQIDAWVAPSQQAIGAIKPGDPTSIVQNTFSVNNFTAWAVRKGHQPLTDALNAGLDAVIADGTYAKLYENWVPRELPPGWKPGSKAVAPPQLPDFAKIAAEHAGDKTGSAAAQPKSTLRQLKDTFFDWSLYRKAFPDLIKTGLPNTLILALVSGLLGTVLGMLLAVAGISRTRWLRWPARVYTDIFRGLPAVVIILLIGLGVGPVVKGVTGNNPYWLGAVALGLLASAYIGEIFRSGIQSVEAGQLEAARAIGFGYRQAMTLVVIPQGVRRVLPALMNQFIALIKDSSLIYFLGLLASQRELFAVGRDLNAQTGNLSPLVAAGLVYLLLTVPLTHLVNYIDKRMRDGRPGGNDPADPVEQAVITEGRGA; from the coding sequence ATGGTTTCCTTGCGGCAGCGACCGGGTCGTCCCCCGCGCATCCTGGCCCTCGCGGGAGTTTTGCTGGTTGGTCTGCTCGGCGTCGCCGCCCTCGGGGCGGGCGGCGCCGCGGCCGACGACCGTGATCTGTGTTCGCCGCCGGGGCCGGCCGCGGCCAGCGCCGCACCGACCAATCTGGCGTCGGGACAGCAGAACCCCAGCGCGGACCGGTTCACCACGGCGGCCACCGAACCGCTGGACAAGATCGACATCAGCAAGCTGGGGCTGCTCACGCCCGGCAAGCTGAGTGTCGGCACGCTCTCGGACGCGCCGCCGAGCATCTGCGTCAACTCCAAGGGCGTGTTCACCGGGTTCGACAACGAACTGCTCGAGGCGATCGGCGCGAAGCTCGGCCTGCAGGTGGAGTTCACCGGCACCGAGTTCGCGGGCCTGCTGGCGCAGGTCGCCAACGGCCGCTTCGACATCGGCTCCTCCAGCATCACCACCACCGATGCCCGCCGGCAGCTGGTCGACTTCACCAACGGCTACGACTTCGGCTACTTCTCGCTGGTGGTGCCCGACGGCAGCGCCATCCACGGCTTCCCGGATCTGCACCGGGGCAACCGGATCGGCGTCGTGCAGGGCACCGTGCAGGACGAGTACGTGGTCAACGAACTGCACCTGGACCCGGTGAAGTTCCCCGACTACAACACCGCCTACGCGAACCTGAAGTCCGGGCAGATCGACGCCTGGGTCGCGCCCTCGCAGCAGGCCATCGGCGCGATCAAGCCGGGCGATCCGACCTCGATCGTGCAGAACACCTTCAGCGTCAACAACTTCACCGCCTGGGCGGTGCGCAAGGGCCATCAGCCGCTCACCGACGCGCTCAATGCCGGGCTGGACGCGGTGATCGCGGACGGCACCTACGCCAAGCTGTACGAGAACTGGGTGCCGCGCGAGCTGCCGCCGGGCTGGAAGCCCGGCTCCAAAGCCGTGGCGCCGCCGCAGCTTCCGGACTTCGCCAAGATCGCGGCCGAGCATGCGGGGGACAAGACGGGCAGTGCCGCGGCGCAGCCGAAATCGACGCTGCGGCAGCTGAAGGACACGTTCTTCGATTGGTCCCTGTACCGCAAGGCTTTCCCGGATCTGATCAAAACCGGTCTGCCCAATACCTTGATCCTGGCACTGGTTTCGGGTTTGCTGGGCACTGTCCTCGGCATGCTGCTGGCGGTGGCGGGCATCTCCCGCACCCGCTGGTTGCGCTGGCCCGCACGGGTTTACACCGACATCTTCCGCGGTCTGCCCGCCGTGGTGATCATCCTGCTCATCGGACTGGGTGTCGGCCCGGTGGTCAAGGGCGTCACCGGCAACAATCCGTACTGGCTGGGCGCGGTGGCGCTGGGGCTGCTGGCCTCGGCCTATATCGGCGAGATCTTCCGATCCGGCATCCAGTCGGTGGAGGCCGGGCAGCTGGAGGCGGCCCGCGCCATCGGGTTCGGGTACCGGCAGGCCATGACCCTGGTGGTGATCCCGCAGGGCGTGCGCCGGGTGCTGCCCGCGCTGATGAACCAGTTCATCGCGCTGATCAAGGATTCCTCGCTGATCTACTTCCTGGGCCTGCTGGCCAGCCAGCGGGAACTGTTCGCGGTGGGCCGGGATCTCAACGCGCAGACCGGGAATCTGTCGCCGCTGGTGGCGGCCGGCCTGGTGTATCTGCTGCTGACGGTGCCGCTCACGCACCTGGTCAACTACATCGACAAGCGCATGCGCGACGGCCGCCCGGGCGGGAACGATCCCGCCGACCCCGTCGAACAGGCCGTCATCACGGAAGGGCGTGGAGCATGA
- a CDS encoding GNAT family N-acetyltransferase, producing the protein MIEVVTVSTEQELADAYAVRLQVFVDEQGVPEEIEIDELDEVADHFLGRVDDKPAGAARLLVRDGVGVLGRLAVLAETRGTGLGAALVRAIEERARARGLAAIELHSQTHAVGFYEKLGYRTFGEIGMDAGIPHIWMRRSLTE; encoded by the coding sequence ATGATCGAAGTGGTCACCGTCAGCACCGAACAGGAACTCGCGGACGCCTACGCCGTGCGGTTGCAGGTCTTCGTCGACGAGCAGGGCGTGCCGGAGGAGATCGAGATCGACGAGCTCGACGAGGTCGCCGATCATTTCCTGGGACGGGTCGACGACAAGCCCGCGGGGGCCGCACGGCTGCTCGTGCGCGACGGGGTCGGGGTGCTCGGGCGGCTGGCCGTGCTGGCCGAGACGCGCGGCACCGGACTCGGCGCGGCCCTGGTCCGGGCCATCGAGGAGCGGGCGCGGGCCCGCGGACTGGCGGCGATCGAGCTGCATTCGCAGACTCACGCGGTCGGCTTCTACGAGAAGCTCGGCTACCGGACGTTCGGCGAGATCGGCATGGACGCGGGCATCCCGCACATCTGGATGCGGCGCTCGCTCACCGAGTGA
- a CDS encoding bile acid:sodium symporter family protein, whose amino-acid sequence MRFLSKFYIDGFILSILGMVVLASILPARGDAAEVVSWLTKIAIAILFLLYGTRLAPQEALAGLKHWRLHLTVLACTFILFPVIGLAARVLVPHILTQDLYTGLLFLCLVPSTVQSSIAFTSIAKGNVAGAIVSATVSNLLGVFLTPALVILLMNTTGQASVDPSAVVDIVLQLLVPFFVGQLIRPKVRGFLSRYAEPTKLVDRGSILLVVYSAFSAGMVEGIWHAMSPWRILGLALVCCAILAIVLVATGFLGEALGFDRADRIVVVFCGSKKSLATGLPMATVLFAGHSVGLIVLPLMMFHQIQLITCAALAGRWARTAPSTPAADCPPGAKDA is encoded by the coding sequence GTGCGATTTCTCAGCAAGTTCTACATAGACGGGTTCATCCTGTCGATCCTCGGCATGGTCGTGCTGGCCAGCATCCTCCCGGCCCGGGGCGATGCCGCCGAGGTGGTGAGCTGGCTGACGAAGATCGCCATCGCGATCCTGTTCCTGCTGTACGGCACCCGGCTGGCTCCGCAGGAGGCGCTCGCGGGCCTCAAGCACTGGCGACTCCATCTGACCGTCCTGGCCTGCACTTTCATCCTCTTCCCCGTGATCGGCCTGGCCGCCCGGGTGCTGGTGCCGCACATCCTCACCCAGGATCTCTACACCGGTCTGCTGTTCCTGTGCCTGGTGCCGTCCACGGTGCAGTCCTCGATCGCCTTCACCTCCATCGCCAAGGGCAATGTGGCGGGCGCGATCGTGAGCGCCACGGTGTCGAACCTGCTGGGCGTGTTCCTGACCCCCGCGTTGGTGATCCTGCTGATGAACACCACCGGACAGGCCAGTGTGGACCCGTCGGCGGTGGTGGACATCGTGCTGCAGCTGCTGGTGCCGTTCTTCGTGGGCCAGCTGATCCGGCCCAAGGTGAGGGGCTTCCTGTCCCGCTACGCCGAGCCGACCAAACTGGTGGACCGCGGTTCCATCCTGCTGGTCGTCTACAGCGCTTTCAGCGCGGGCATGGTGGAGGGCATCTGGCATGCCATGTCGCCGTGGCGGATCCTGGGGCTGGCGCTGGTGTGCTGCGCGATCCTGGCGATCGTGCTGGTGGCGACCGGATTCCTGGGCGAGGCGCTGGGTTTCGATCGCGCCGACCGGATCGTGGTGGTGTTCTGCGGTTCCAAGAAGAGCCTGGCCACCGGGCTGCCCATGGCGACGGTGCTGTTCGCCGGTCACTCGGTGGGCCTGATCGTGTTGCCGCTCATGATGTTCCACCAGATTCAGCTGATCACCTGCGCGGCCCTCGCAGGGCGCTGGGCTCGTACCGCGCCGTCAACGCCAGCAGCCGACTGTCCTCCCGGCGCAAAGGACGCGTGA
- a CDS encoding polysaccharide deacetylase family protein — translation MDRRQLLAMLAAGTAAALTGCSSDDGPSHKVTPRISGPVATPTPSASAKPIATPPAGQKSAIPAGTITGLPGHGTNLALTVDDGASPEVVGAYVKFAKDTGARFTFFVTAYYDSWTTHKAALRPLVESGQIQLGNHTWDHPDLTKLSASEVGSQLTKAKTFLHNNFGVDGTPYFRPPFGRHDATVDKVAADLGYTVPTMWYGSLSDSGVITEDYLIECAQKYFTAQAIVIGHANHPAVTHCYDHLVEIIRARNLSLVTLNDVLVSPA, via the coding sequence ATGGATAGACGACAGCTGCTCGCGATGCTCGCCGCGGGCACCGCGGCCGCCTTGACCGGGTGCTCTTCGGACGACGGCCCCTCCCACAAGGTGACCCCGCGGATCAGCGGACCGGTCGCGACGCCCACGCCGTCGGCGTCGGCGAAGCCGATCGCCACGCCGCCCGCCGGGCAGAAATCCGCTATTCCCGCGGGCACCATTACCGGGCTGCCCGGGCACGGCACGAACCTGGCTCTCACCGTCGACGACGGGGCCAGTCCCGAGGTGGTCGGCGCCTACGTCAAATTCGCCAAGGACACCGGGGCGCGGTTCACCTTCTTCGTCACCGCGTACTACGACTCCTGGACCACGCACAAGGCGGCCCTGCGGCCCCTGGTGGAATCCGGGCAGATCCAGCTGGGCAATCACACCTGGGACCACCCGGACCTGACCAAGCTGTCCGCGAGCGAGGTGGGGTCCCAGCTCACCAAGGCAAAAACTTTCCTGCACAACAACTTCGGAGTGGACGGGACACCCTATTTCCGTCCCCCCTTCGGCCGCCACGATGCTACCGTCGACAAGGTGGCAGCCGACCTCGGTTACACCGTCCCCACCATGTGGTACGGCTCGCTGTCCGATTCCGGTGTCATCACCGAGGACTATCTGATCGAGTGCGCGCAAAAGTATTTCACCGCGCAGGCGATCGTGATCGGCCACGCCAACCACCCCGCCGTGACGCACTGCTACGACCACCTGGTCGAAATCATCCGTGCGCGCAACCTCTCCCTGGTGACGCTCAACGACGTGCTGGTGTCACCGGCCTGA